A DNA window from Cognatiyoonia koreensis contains the following coding sequences:
- a CDS encoding ImpA family type VI secretion system protein — translation MSFDWLKDPISEDAPCGPDLEATDDAPFVDYYFEAESRMPERYFTPGIKGPDDDFMPGVSFDPATIKHATEKKTITELLKKSRDLRLVSLLARMMVLAARLQDFADAVTAMADLLETFPDRVHPTDQSDRRSAIDELGNNAIVAIPLQHINIAGAAEVTYRKYLAATGQSEPRQGEVGLNPGTMTSELSSPGNSKAVEAAHAALNQTASALKRIKSACMRLDNPFTPTLGPTEKAIADIQRLIAESRTDLKPWSDDSPSAEAEDDEVGSHASNTSPIDEADSAKPAATAPTPAAEPLAGAIPNRAAALQALNTIEAFMATHEPSSPSLLLITQARLLVGKPLVEAIETLLPEHANKTKITLGEGTGFVLYMDRLKMLAGEAGGRAQSLESEDAGAPPEITSRVNIAPVLTSIESFFRSKEPASPIPVLLFRARTLLDKDFTSTVSDLIPPANNE, via the coding sequence ATGAGCTTTGACTGGCTAAAGGACCCCATTTCAGAAGACGCCCCCTGTGGCCCTGATCTGGAAGCCACCGATGATGCACCGTTCGTTGATTATTACTTCGAAGCTGAATCCCGGATGCCCGAGCGATACTTCACGCCCGGCATCAAAGGCCCCGATGACGACTTCATGCCCGGCGTGTCTTTCGATCCGGCAACGATCAAGCACGCCACCGAAAAAAAGACGATCACTGAACTTCTGAAGAAAAGCCGCGATCTGCGGCTGGTCTCTCTTCTGGCGCGCATGATGGTCCTTGCTGCACGCCTGCAGGATTTCGCGGATGCTGTGACAGCAATGGCTGATCTGCTGGAAACCTTCCCCGACAGGGTTCACCCGACCGACCAATCGGACCGGCGGTCGGCTATTGATGAACTTGGCAATAACGCTATCGTCGCAATCCCATTGCAGCACATCAACATCGCGGGTGCAGCCGAGGTGACCTATCGCAAATACCTTGCCGCGACAGGACAATCCGAACCACGTCAAGGCGAAGTCGGGCTCAACCCCGGCACAATGACATCAGAGCTGTCGTCACCAGGCAACAGCAAGGCCGTCGAAGCGGCGCATGCAGCGCTGAACCAGACAGCCAGCGCATTGAAGCGGATCAAGTCCGCCTGCATGCGGCTCGACAATCCGTTTACGCCAACACTTGGGCCAACGGAAAAGGCGATCGCCGACATTCAACGCTTGATCGCAGAATCCCGTACTGATCTGAAACCATGGAGTGATGACAGCCCCTCGGCCGAGGCAGAGGATGATGAGGTCGGCAGTCACGCATCTAACACTTCGCCAATTGACGAAGCAGATAGCGCGAAACCAGCGGCGACTGCGCCAACTCCCGCGGCCGAACCGTTGGCCGGAGCCATTCCGAACCGTGCAGCAGCATTGCAGGCCTTAAATACCATCGAGGCGTTCATGGCGACACATGAACCATCCTCGCCATCTTTATTGCTGATCACACAGGCCCGCCTGTTGGTCGGGAAACCGCTGGTCGAAGCGATTGAGACACTACTGCCCGAACACGCAAACAAGACGAAAATCACTCTCGGCGAGGGGACCGGGTTCGTGCTCTACATGGACCGGCTCAAGATGCTTGCTGGAGAGGCGGGGGGGCGCGCGCAATCGTTGGAATCAGAAGACGCCGGAGCACCCCCAGAGATTACATCGCGTGTTAATATTGCACCAGTTTTGACGTCGATCGAGAGCTTCTTCCGCTCAAAGGAGCCAGCCAGCCCAATCCCGGTATTATTGTTTCGCGCGAGAACCCTTTTAGACAAGGACTTTACGTCGACTGTTTCCGATCTCATTCCGCCGGCGAATAATGAATGA
- the tssB gene encoding type VI secretion system contractile sheath small subunit, producing the protein MASDSATGFIKRNRPPRVNISYEDPYDSEKMVELPFVMGVLSDLSGNASEVDKPPLAERDFTDVTAGTLDSYLASVAPGLSFTAENKLDPDSGSKLGVNLKFESMDDFGPAQVARQVPALAKLLEAREQLANLSRYMNGKSKAQDHLRALLDDPELMAALAARSADEDEDDD; encoded by the coding sequence ATGGCTTCAGATTCCGCAACAGGTTTTATCAAGCGCAACCGTCCACCGCGCGTGAACATCTCCTATGAAGACCCATATGACAGCGAAAAAATGGTGGAACTGCCATTTGTTATGGGCGTTCTTTCGGATCTGTCGGGCAACGCGTCCGAAGTGGATAAGCCACCTCTGGCGGAACGTGATTTCACCGATGTGACAGCCGGGACACTCGACAGCTACTTGGCTAGCGTCGCGCCCGGTCTGTCGTTCACAGCCGAAAACAAGCTTGATCCTGACTCTGGGTCGAAACTTGGCGTGAACTTGAAATTTGAATCGATGGACGACTTTGGTCCGGCCCAGGTGGCCCGCCAGGTCCCGGCACTCGCCAAGCTACTTGAGGCCCGTGAACAGCTGGCAAACCTGTCCCGCTACATGAACGGCAAGTCGAAAGCACAGGACCACTTGCGGGCCTTGCTTGACGATCCAGAACTGATGGCAGCACTTGCTGCGCGCAGCGCTGACGAGGACGAGGACGACGATTAA
- the tssC gene encoding type VI secretion system contractile sheath large subunit has translation MANEAQTESQVSEGLNELDEFSDMLKQTIKPRTEEAAKEVDSAVVALVKEAMNDQSVIAEDILDTIGAMLAKIDKKLTDQVNAIIHAPEFQQLESSWRGLAYTVNNSETDSSLRVNVMNVSKDELKSELRRYPGAKWDKSPLFQKVYEQEFGTMGGKPFGALIGDYYFDQSTGDVGLLRDMAKIAAAAHAPFLSSAAPALLGMDSWNEMGNPDDLSEIFDTPDYAAWNSLRDSENSRYVGLTLPRVLSREPYSQNSNSVVEEFNFEEETDGHDGEMYAWMNAAHAMAVNINRAHKEHGWTVRIRGVQSGGEVMNLPTHTFDSGDGSQEMKIPTEVSITDRREGELSKAGLIGLIHRKHTDKAAFIGAQSLYRPKKYVDDLATASDNMSSRLPYIFAVSRFSHYLKCMVRDKIGQSPDRVQLEKDLQSWVNKYVSANPESASEKEKAKKPLAAASVQVIEDEENPGYYMGKFFLKPHFQMEGMDIGMSLVSKLPNGK, from the coding sequence ATGGCAAATGAAGCACAAACCGAAAGTCAGGTCTCAGAGGGGCTGAACGAGCTTGACGAATTCTCGGACATGCTCAAACAGACGATCAAGCCGCGCACGGAAGAGGCTGCAAAAGAAGTCGACTCTGCCGTTGTTGCGCTGGTCAAGGAAGCGATGAATGATCAGTCTGTCATTGCTGAAGACATCCTTGATACAATTGGCGCGATGCTCGCCAAAATCGACAAGAAACTGACCGATCAGGTCAACGCGATCATCCACGCGCCCGAATTCCAGCAACTTGAAAGCAGCTGGCGCGGCCTTGCGTACACAGTGAATAATTCCGAAACAGACAGTTCTCTGCGCGTCAACGTCATGAACGTCTCCAAGGACGAACTGAAAAGCGAATTGCGCCGCTACCCCGGTGCCAAATGGGACAAGAGCCCGTTGTTCCAGAAAGTCTACGAACAGGAATTCGGCACAATGGGCGGCAAACCGTTTGGTGCCCTGATTGGCGACTATTACTTCGATCAGTCTACCGGAGATGTCGGTCTGTTGCGCGACATGGCGAAAATCGCTGCCGCCGCACATGCACCGTTTTTGTCATCCGCGGCACCAGCCCTTTTGGGCATGGACAGCTGGAACGAGATGGGCAACCCGGATGATCTGTCCGAAATCTTTGATACGCCTGACTATGCCGCATGGAATTCGCTGCGTGACTCCGAAAACTCGCGTTATGTCGGTCTGACCCTGCCGCGCGTGTTGTCGCGTGAACCCTACAGCCAGAATTCAAACTCTGTCGTTGAAGAGTTCAACTTCGAAGAAGAAACCGATGGGCACGACGGCGAGATGTATGCATGGATGAACGCCGCACACGCAATGGCGGTAAATATCAACCGCGCCCACAAGGAGCACGGCTGGACAGTACGGATCCGTGGTGTGCAATCAGGTGGCGAGGTGATGAACCTGCCAACGCATACGTTCGACTCCGGTGATGGCAGTCAGGAAATGAAAATTCCGACGGAGGTTTCAATCACCGACCGTCGCGAGGGCGAGTTAAGCAAAGCCGGTCTGATCGGCCTGATACACCGCAAGCACACGGACAAGGCCGCATTCATCGGTGCCCAGTCCCTGTATCGCCCCAAAAAATACGTTGATGATTTGGCAACCGCCTCTGACAACATGTCGTCGCGCCTGCCCTACATCTTCGCTGTTTCCCGCTTCAGCCACTATTTGAAGTGCATGGTGCGTGACAAAATCGGGCAAAGCCCCGATCGCGTCCAGTTGGAGAAAGACCTGCAATCGTGGGTTAACAAGTATGTCTCTGCAAACCCAGAAAGCGCGTCCGAAAAAGAGAAGGCCAAAAAGCCTTTGGCCGCGGCAAGTGTGCAGGTCATCGAAGACGAGGAGAACCCAGGCTATTACATGGGTAAGTTCTTCCTCAAACCGCACTTCCAAATGGAGGGCATGGATATTGGGATGAGCCTCGTATCCAAGCTGCCTAACGGCAAATAG
- a CDS encoding Hcp family type VI secretion system effector, which translates to MAVDIFLKLSNGIKGESQDETHTDEIDVLAWNWGLTQSGTTHIGAGGGGGKVNVQDISLTKYVDLASNDLIKRCTNGEHIENGELIVRKSGGAAPVEYFRIKMENIMISSYSTGGSKDGLDRIQENLTLNFRKFEITYTLQEASGAAGAEALVGWDIAQNAEWSA; encoded by the coding sequence ATGGCTGTCGATATTTTTCTGAAACTTTCAAACGGCATCAAAGGTGAGTCCCAAGACGAGACACACACCGATGAAATCGATGTGCTGGCATGGAACTGGGGCCTGACCCAGTCCGGGACGACACACATCGGCGCTGGTGGTGGTGGCGGCAAAGTCAACGTTCAGGATATTTCCCTGACAAAGTACGTTGACCTGGCCTCCAACGACCTGATCAAGCGCTGTACAAACGGTGAGCACATCGAAAACGGTGAATTGATCGTGCGCAAGTCTGGTGGTGCAGCACCCGTCGAGTATTTCCGGATCAAGATGGAAAACATCATGATCTCGTCCTACTCGACAGGCGGTTCCAAGGACGGTCTTGACCGCATCCAGGAGAACCTGACGCTGAACTTCCGCAAGTTCGAAATCACATACACACTGCAGGAAGCTTCCGGTGCAGCTGGTGCAGAAGCACTGGTCGGCTGGGACATCGCTCAGAACGCAGAGTGGAGCGCCTAA
- the tssE gene encoding type VI secretion system baseplate subunit TssE → MAGPSHRQGSKRSDPKQDRKQVSLMHVFRAARLKKDATSDTQKLQDGSREVTERSKERRVGTDEQTLRRHLTADLASLMNTINLDAVVDLEDTPYVAKSIINFGFGDMSEANDSLYARQQISKLIRDTLIQHEPRLIPDSIEITVEVDGTDKDQRMSFEIQAEMVATPVDLPLSFVAEVDMGAGKLQMTQLRVQT, encoded by the coding sequence ATGGCCGGACCTTCACACAGGCAGGGATCAAAACGAAGCGATCCGAAACAGGATCGCAAGCAGGTCTCGCTTATGCATGTGTTCCGCGCGGCCCGCCTTAAGAAAGACGCCACTTCAGACACGCAGAAACTGCAGGATGGTTCGCGCGAGGTGACGGAGCGCAGCAAAGAACGCCGGGTGGGAACAGACGAACAGACCCTGCGCCGCCACCTGACAGCCGACCTTGCCAGCCTGATGAACACAATCAATCTGGATGCGGTCGTCGACCTTGAAGACACGCCTTACGTTGCCAAATCCATTATCAACTTTGGCTTTGGCGACATGAGCGAGGCCAACGATTCACTCTACGCCCGCCAGCAAATTTCCAAGCTCATCCGCGACACCTTGATCCAACATGAACCGCGCTTGATTCCGGACTCCATCGAAATCACTGTCGAGGTAGATGGGACAGATAAGGATCAGCGGATGTCATTCGAAATTCAGGCCGAAATGGTCGCGACACCCGTCGATTTGCCACTCAGCTTTGTCGCTGAGGTTGATATGGGAGCAGGTAAATTGCAAATGACGCAGCTGCGGGTGCAGACATGA
- the tssF gene encoding type VI secretion system baseplate subunit TssF produces MKRAFREAYNRELALLYERSREFAQDYPGIADRLGGLVKDNLDPAVAGLLEGTAFMAARVQLKMEEEFRTFSTELLNQIFPDALAPTPSVMLVQANPPYENKDLVDGLHFKKGAYLDARFSDADQRVSCRFRLCAPLSIWPLKISDAKYHASPAPFLAAGETEVAEGTKGGLHLTIMRPDLTGSDKPGGPLKDVQVDTLPIHMTGDIMDAVAIYEQVFCSLKRASLRYIDKNGDPVFIRLDPKSIEQVGFDEGNHLFPHDGRLFDGFARLREVFVFPRKILGFRLTGMRKHLARIDKGEMQLFLEFGDAPSTLASRVGKKDFGLHCVPAVNLFEESASQIRLDEKRHEFVVTPDSSPMTHYEIYQITNVQAHYAGGQTTVPVNPLYAMPNGTVKPRQSLYYTTRRKPRRATQKERRFGTTNRYTGTETYISLFEPLNEENAEPAQRLQVRTLCSNRHLPEYLPIAQSRDDFHMCDDISVSLACAAGPTRPREAMTELEVNAAHRTTAGDNYWRLISYLSLSHFSLDGKDPVGAANTLRELLSLFADLSDTVTETQLQGIKTVETRPIVRSIQRGDGFHSARGLEVRVTMDEAAFEGSGIIVIGAVLDRFLAEYASVNTFTQTIVASTTRGDIVRWPPRTGTGPLL; encoded by the coding sequence ATGAAACGCGCCTTCCGCGAGGCTTACAACCGCGAACTCGCATTGCTCTACGAACGCTCGCGCGAGTTTGCGCAGGACTATCCCGGTATCGCAGACCGACTTGGTGGCTTGGTTAAAGACAATCTTGACCCTGCGGTCGCAGGCTTACTTGAAGGCACTGCCTTCATGGCGGCCCGAGTCCAGCTCAAGATGGAAGAAGAGTTTCGGACCTTCTCGACAGAACTGCTCAACCAGATCTTTCCAGATGCACTCGCCCCCACCCCCAGCGTCATGCTGGTACAGGCCAACCCACCCTATGAAAACAAGGACCTCGTAGACGGTCTGCACTTTAAAAAGGGGGCGTATCTCGATGCCCGTTTTTCAGATGCAGACCAGCGTGTTTCTTGCCGCTTCAGGCTTTGCGCACCGCTTTCGATCTGGCCGTTGAAAATTTCTGATGCCAAATACCATGCGAGCCCCGCGCCATTTCTGGCGGCTGGCGAAACCGAAGTCGCCGAAGGCACAAAGGGCGGGCTTCATTTGACGATCATGCGACCCGATCTGACAGGTTCCGACAAACCGGGCGGGCCGCTGAAGGATGTACAGGTAGACACCCTGCCGATCCACATGACTGGCGACATAATGGATGCTGTCGCGATCTACGAACAGGTGTTCTGCAGCCTCAAACGCGCATCCTTGCGTTACATCGACAAGAACGGCGATCCTGTCTTCATCCGGCTCGATCCCAAGTCCATCGAGCAAGTCGGTTTCGACGAAGGAAACCATCTCTTTCCTCACGATGGTCGGCTTTTCGACGGTTTCGCCCGCCTTCGGGAGGTCTTCGTCTTCCCCCGAAAGATCCTTGGCTTCCGCTTGACCGGTATGCGCAAGCACCTCGCGCGGATCGATAAGGGCGAAATGCAGCTATTTCTTGAATTTGGCGATGCGCCGTCCACACTGGCTTCTCGTGTGGGCAAGAAGGACTTTGGCCTTCATTGCGTGCCCGCGGTCAACCTGTTTGAAGAAAGCGCAAGCCAAATTCGGCTTGATGAAAAGCGTCACGAGTTTGTAGTCACGCCTGACAGCAGTCCGATGACGCACTATGAAATCTACCAGATCACGAATGTGCAAGCGCACTATGCCGGTGGGCAGACGACAGTGCCGGTCAATCCGCTTTACGCCATGCCGAACGGAACCGTAAAGCCGCGTCAGTCGCTTTACTACACCACGCGGCGCAAGCCACGTCGGGCGACTCAGAAGGAACGCCGCTTTGGCACCACCAATCGCTACACCGGAACGGAAACCTACATTTCGCTATTCGAACCGCTGAACGAGGAAAACGCAGAACCCGCGCAGCGTTTGCAGGTACGGACGTTGTGTTCCAATCGGCATCTGCCCGAATACTTGCCCATCGCGCAATCACGTGATGATTTCCACATGTGTGATGACATCAGCGTCAGCCTTGCTTGTGCCGCCGGTCCGACCCGCCCGCGCGAGGCGATGACGGAACTTGAAGTCAATGCAGCCCATCGCACCACCGCGGGAGACAATTACTGGCGGTTGATCAGTTATCTTTCACTCAGCCACTTCAGTCTTGATGGCAAGGATCCGGTCGGCGCGGCAAATACGTTGCGCGAACTGCTATCACTTTTTGCTGACTTGTCAGATACCGTGACCGAAACACAGTTGCAGGGGATCAAGACCGTTGAAACCCGCCCGATCGTCCGTTCTATCCAGCGTGGAGACGGTTTCCACTCTGCACGCGGACTTGAAGTGCGCGTCACCATGGACGAAGCGGCATTCGAAGGGTCCGGAATAATCGTCATCGGTGCGGTTCTCGACCGCTTCCTTGCCGAATACGCCAGCGTGAACACATTCACACAGACAATTGTCGCATCGACGACGCGCGGCGACATTGTCCGTTGGCCACCGCGCACCGGTACGGGGCCGCTTTTATGA
- the tssG gene encoding type VI secretion system baseplate subunit TssG gives MSERQPTIGVGFLARMRKLERKAQTKPRIGKNVSLKEEVLRLGQDPFLAFPETDFSHIGTDKDGKPELRNQLIGFFGPHGALPLNTTEEVARWVNAGDQAFVRFTDIFATRFQALFFRAWSDARAITQFDHNDGDRFSRYIGAIIGKGTPAWQKRTKAVDDTKSLAMASLAMGRVKSPMRLQQMLRYDLASDVHVEEHVPTWISFESDSLNRLGLRGSTLGRDCIVGSRVQSVNEKIAIHIRTKSLAEYRTYLPGGSAYLRLRDIVIEYLNQSFEVDVKLSLPANQMAPAVIGKSAELGWMASLTPNDAANDPELAKKYLPAASYQLTDAA, from the coding sequence ATGAGTGAGAGACAACCCACGATTGGCGTCGGTTTTTTGGCGCGGATGCGCAAACTTGAACGGAAAGCGCAGACCAAGCCGCGCATTGGCAAGAACGTCTCGCTCAAAGAAGAAGTGCTCCGACTTGGCCAAGATCCATTCCTAGCGTTCCCCGAAACCGACTTTTCGCATATTGGCACCGATAAGGACGGCAAACCCGAACTACGAAACCAATTAATTGGTTTTTTTGGACCTCATGGCGCGCTCCCGCTGAACACGACAGAGGAGGTTGCACGGTGGGTCAATGCTGGTGATCAGGCCTTTGTCCGCTTTACCGATATTTTCGCAACACGTTTTCAGGCGCTGTTCTTCCGGGCCTGGTCGGACGCACGCGCGATTACCCAGTTTGACCACAACGACGGCGACCGTTTTTCGCGATACATCGGCGCGATCATCGGCAAGGGTACACCTGCTTGGCAGAAACGGACGAAGGCCGTCGATGATACCAAGAGCCTTGCGATGGCTTCACTGGCAATGGGGCGGGTCAAAAGCCCGATGCGTCTGCAACAGATGCTGCGCTATGACCTTGCAAGCGACGTGCACGTCGAAGAACACGTGCCAACATGGATCAGTTTTGAAAGCGACAGTCTGAACCGTCTCGGGTTGCGGGGCAGTACCCTGGGCCGAGACTGTATCGTCGGCAGTCGTGTTCAATCGGTGAATGAAAAGATTGCGATTCACATTCGCACGAAATCGCTGGCAGAATACCGGACCTACCTTCCGGGTGGCAGCGCGTACCTACGCCTGCGCGACATCGTGATCGAGTATCTGAACCAGTCCTTCGAAGTAGACGTCAAGCTGTCGTTGCCTGCCAACCAGATGGCCCCAGCGGTCATCGGCAAGTCTGCGGAACTTGGCTGGATGGCCAGCCTTACGCCCAACGATGCCGCCAATGATCCCGAACTTGCCAAGAAATATCTTCCTGCTGCCAGTTACCAATTGACCGACGCAGCCTGA